The following are encoded together in the Plasmodium malariae genome assembly, chromosome: 1 genome:
- the WARP gene encoding von Willebrand factor A domain-related protein, putative: MKKILCFAFLLEYAITLIYAKINNVSNSSVPRIAKEGENEKIITCVTEYVIKGDLHIDDGGFCSTSTESSSNGDESSVDVGVDNPGAYCDNYYDITLIVEETNFVQKDYWLKGTIPFLESMIRNTRISKDKAHMSLILFAYDQRVIVPFTDEISQDKDKFIEKIRTIDDVGKSADTLYVYALEYAMEKVIFGNGTRDNAPKVAVLFYYGFDYGANKSLIPDVVKDYRDKNIKLIIVGIALGNTDNAYLLANCSIGEANCANVIFKPWDFVIPAAEQVKAKICSKDNSA, translated from the coding sequence atgaagaaaatattatgtttcgcttttttattagaatatGCCATCACTTTgatatatgcaaaaataaacaatgTGTCAAATAGTTCTGTGCCACGGATAGCCAAAGAAggtgaaaatgaaaaaattataacatgCGTTACTGAATATGTGATTAAAGGTGATTTACATATTGATGATGGTGGGTTTTGCAGTACCAGTACAGAATCTTCATCTAACGGGGATGAGTCAAGTGTAGATGTAGGAGTTGACAATCCAGGAGCTTATTGTGATAACTATTATGATATAACTTTAATTGTTGAAGAAACAAATTTCGTTCAAAAGGATTATTGGTTAAAAGGTACTATTCCATTTTTAGAATCAATGATAAGAAATACAAGAATTAGCAAAGATAAAGCTCATATGTCTCTTATACTTTTTGCTTATGATCAGCGAGTTATTGTTCCATTCACTGATGAAATTAGTCAAGATAAGGACAAGTTCATTGAAAAGATTAGAACTATAGATGATGTAGGAAAAAGTGCTGACactttatatgtgtatgcattGGAATACGCTATGGAAAAGGTTATATTTGGAAATGGAACACGAGATAATGCTCCAAAGGTAGccgtattattttattatggtTTTGATTATGGAGCAAACAAAAGTTTAATACCGGATGTGGTTAAAGATTATAGGGATAAGAATATAAAACTTATAATTGTTGGAATTGCTTTAGGTAATACAGATAATGCATATTTACTTGCAAATTGTTCTATTGGTGAAGCAAATTGTGCTAATGTCATTTTTAAGCCGTGGGATTTTGTGATTCCAGCAGCGGAACAGGTAAAGGCAAAAATTTGTAGTAAGGATAATAGTGCATAG